A stretch of DNA from Erwinia aphidicola:
GGGGCGTCGTTTTTGGCCTGTTGGCCGGCCATTTGATTGATAAAGCGCGTGCGCCAAATCGACAGGGCTATTTTGCTAACCAGCAGACGCGGCAAATGCTGTTTTTCCGCACCACGTTCCAGGTGATGGGCCATTTAACCAAATCCAAAGGGCGGGTGACGGACGCGGATATCCAGATGGCAACGCTGCTGATGGACCGCATGCAGCTGCATGGCGAAGCGCGCACCTCGGCACAGCGCGCGTTCCGTGAAGGCAAAGAGGGCGATTATCCGCTGCGCGATAAACTGCGTGAGCTGCGCAGCGCCTGCTTTGGCCGTTTCGATCTGATTCGCATGTTCCTGGAAATTCAGATTCAGGCGGCCTTTGCCGACGGTTCACTGCACCCTAACGAACGCCAGGTGCTGTATGTGATTG
This window harbors:
- the djlA gene encoding co-chaperone DjlA, coding for MRYWGKVLGLVLGLLSGAGFWGVVFGLLAGHLIDKARAPNRQGYFANQQTRQMLFFRTTFQVMGHLTKSKGRVTDADIQMATLLMDRMQLHGEARTSAQRAFREGKEGDYPLRDKLRELRSACFGRFDLIRMFLEIQIQAAFADGSLHPNERQVLYVIAEELGISRTQFDQFLRMMESGQQFGGGYQGGGGSSQGGFAGARRGPTLEDACSVLGVKSSDDGTTIKRAYRKLMSEHHPDKLVAKGLPPQMMEMAKQKAQEIQSAYDLIKREKGFK